AAGTTATGTGTTCCATGGGTGGCACCAGATCCTGGGAGAACGTTCTAGCAGGCGCGGAAGTGGTAAAGTTTGGCGACTCGGCCCCGCAACCACAGTGGAGCGGCCAACTTAGACTCCAAAGTTGGCTCACTTATATCAGAGCAATCCCTGAGACGGTCACGTGAGCGTGTAGCTCTGCTCCGGGACAATCCCCTGGCTGGGACCGAAACATTCCCGTGCACTAATCGCCTGTCCAGGCTTCGGTACGGCTTATACATACGAAAGGCTCATGCGCCTCGTGTTTGAATCCCCGAAATTTGGGGCGCATGCGTAAGTGGAACGGAATCAAGACGCTCGAATACATTTATTTGGCTCACGTCTCCACGGTAGCGTAGGGAAAAGCCCACCCACATGTCGGTCAGTACCTTTTGCTCAATATTAGATTAATACTCAGCCATCATCGCTCATTAGCAATTTGTAAATCCTACTTCTGTCTCTTCCGAGGCAAGGAGAGCCACACAAGGCTCAACGGGCGATTCTACCCTCATATCCATCTCGACGAGGTTCAATCTTGAATCCCCAGATATACAAGACTCAGACTTAGTTCTGGTGGCAAAAGACAACGTCTATTTCTACGCCCATAAGAGCATCCTTCTCCTAGATTCGTCAAATCGTTTTGGGTCTCTGATTCCGCTTGGTACGAACGAAACCCAATCTCAAGGCATTGGTGGCCCCACATCTGTATCTTCAGGGCTTGCCACTGCCCATACCTTTATCAAACAGATCACACATCTGAAGTCTTGAATGTCGTTCTTCACGCTATCTACAAATTTTCAGTCGAAGGCTACCGCCCATCTCCTGCCACACTACGAAAAAGCACTCATGCTTTATCATCATTAGGCTACAACCTCAGTTATGTGTACGCTCCTCACTCCGAGCTTTTCATGCTTTTCTTACAGGCAGGGGTTGCTGAGCCTCTTGAGATGTATGCGCTGGCTGCACAATATGCGCTCGAAGATCTTGCTGTGGCGGTCAGCACATTTACTCTATCTGTATCTCCGAGCGAAATAACCGATGAGCTTTCCGTGCAAATGGGGCCCATTTATTTGAGACGTCTCTTTTGTGAGTTTCTGCCGTCATCTATTGCCCATATATTGATTTAAAGGCTACTAGTCCTTCACCTTGGCCGTGCCGATGCCCTCAAGCGCCTACTATACCCCCCGCCTATTCCTCATACTTCTTCCCCAGAACCGAACTGTGGGCCCGAAACTCACAACGCTGTCTCAAGAATATGGGCATTAGCCTGTGCAACAGTGGTGGTTGAAAACAACCCCAATAATTTGGCC
The nucleotide sequence above comes from Rhizoctonia solani chromosome 3, complete sequence. Encoded proteins:
- a CDS encoding WD-40 repeat-containing protein; the encoded protein is MRLVFESPKFGAHAEKPTHMSQFVNPTSVSSEARRATQGSTGDSTLISISTRFNLESPDIQDSDLVLVAKDNVYFYAHKSILLLDSSNRFGSLIPLGTNETQSQGIDHTSEVLNVVLHAIYKFSVEGYRPSPATLRKSTHALSSLGYNLSYVYAPHSELFMLFLQAGVAEPLEMYALAAQYALEDLAVAVSTFTLSVSPSEITDELSVQMGPIYLRRLFFLHLGRADALKRLLYPPPIPHTSSPEPNCGPETHNAVSRIWALACATVVVENNPNNLASIFAPLSAQLQCPRCRQTLQERVATLINDWGSIKCTI